A window of the Anthonomus grandis grandis chromosome 9, icAntGran1.3, whole genome shotgun sequence genome harbors these coding sequences:
- the LOC126740220 gene encoding protein cornichon — protein MAFNFAAFAYITALIGDAFLIFFSLFHVIAIDELKTDYKNPIDQCNSLNPLVLPEYILHTLFNLLLVFSGEWLTFFINLPLILYHINRYRTRPVMSTVGIYDPTSIMNSDQLTLCQREGWIKLAFYLISFFYYLYGMIYTLIQ, from the exons ATGGCATTTAACTTCGCCGCCTTCGCGTACATCACCGCCCTCATAGGAGAcgcatttttaatattcttctcACTTTTCCATGTCATTGCCATAGATGAGTTGAAAACGGATTATAAAAATCCTATTGATCAATGTAATAGCTTAAATCCA CTAGTTCTTCCAGAATATATACTACACACATTGTTCAACCTTCTACTAGTATTTTCGGGAGAATGGTTAACTTTCTTCATAAACCTCCCCCTCATACTTTACCACATTAACAGATATAGAACAAGACCAGTTATGTCTACAGTGGGAATCTATGATCCCACAAGCATTATGAACTCTGACCAGCTCACACTTTGTCAAAGAGAAGGATGGATTAAGCTTGCATTTTACCTTATTTCCTTCTTCTACTACTTATATGG CATGATTTATACATTGATCCAGTAA